ACAAAACCAGGATcctgaaacagaaacagctaAATGAAATTCAGCTATCGTTCACTTCATTAtttccacctgtgcttttcctactgtgacaagTTAAATGCCTGTATTTGACTTTggaaatgtattgtttgttaTCTTACTGAAGATCCTCCGGTGTGGGGATAAGCAAATATGTTCATCAAATAATTATCTACGACATGATGACTAAGAAGAAGTATGTATATCAATTTTAGATGCTTCAACACAGGAGCTGATTTCTAGATAGAGATTCTTGTGTTGTTAGCCAGGTTTTTCCTCTTCCCTTTAGCAGTTTGTTCAAAAGAACAGTAGATGGCGCTCTAAGAGAGGCAATACAGTATACAGCATGGACTGTTATGAATCGACTTATACTTAAATGTCACACCACCAAAAGTACAATAAACATGCTCAAATATGAGTTTCTACATAATGAAGTATCATAgaacatttacatgaaatttcAGATAAGTAacttttgaaagaaaactaGCACTTTTACCATAGGATTTCCATTTTGTGAGACTACTTTTTCCTCAACTTCTGTACATTTATTTGATAGCTGACAATTTAAATGATATTGCTTACCTTAACACACTGTTACTTATTTCAATTTTGATTTtaacttgtttgtttattgataGTCTCTATTCTCTTTGCAAAAAAACTACTGTAAATATGCTGAATCATTTAAACAGTTccaatttaacacattttcaccaatcaatcaatttcCATTAGTTTCATGTTacatcatacatttatttacaagcTTAGCATATATTTGGCTTGTAACAGCTTACTTAGTCCAAGTAACTGCAGCCATCTGATAAATGTAACAGAGAACAAAGTACACAATTGTCAGTAACTGTAAATACTATACAAGCAAAGGAATCAATATTAATGATGTTTTGAATTGGTTTTAACAGTCAGTGTTGTTCACAGGAGCAGCAGACCGTTGATTGGAACTTTGCTCTCTGCGCTTCTGACGTTTAACAACATAATACCTTACCACACATATTAACACTACCACAGCCACAGTAATAAAAATCCATATCCAAATAAAACTCCTTGCAGATGCAGATGAACCCCGCGGACTATTCTTTTTAATAGGTGGCCTCACAAAAGCTGGGACAATTTTAGTGGTGCCATTCGCTCTACTACATTTGACTTGATCTTTTAGTATATGCCCTTCTTTGCAGGAGCAGAAAAAGCCTCCAAAatagtttttacagttttgctCACATTGCTGCATCGAACATTCATCAATGTCCTCACAAAATCCTTCATTCTCTATAAAGCCGTCAGGACATTCGCATCCATCGCTTCTCTCACATATTGCAGGGCATTTCTCTGTTGCACAGTGCATTTTGCACCGACTTGGGTCTTTACTGTCTGGAATATATCCATTGAAACAAGAGCATATATAGCCTCCTCTGACATCTTTGCAGGTGTGCTCACAAGGAGCAGTTTTACAGCCCTTAGAACTCTTGAAAAACTGTGCCTGGCATGCATCTTCGGGCTTTGTTTTGCACAGAAACCCATCCGTTTTCTCTGAGCACAGCCTCTCTGTCCACTTTTGTTCATTTGAAAGTGACACACAGTGGGGAGAGCAGACTGTAACATTGTCTTTCCAGGTGTTGAAAGATGGAGTAAAGTTCCTGTCCATACCAACAGAGGTCCACTCATAGCCTCTCAGCAGAGCTGAAAGGTTGCTGCAGGCGGTATCTGGTAAACGCAGTCCAATCCAGAAGTTCCCATTCAATTCTTGACCCAAAAAGTCAAGAATGCTCTCATCCGCCTCAGACTGAAAAGTCATTAATTCTCCATTCCTGTCATGACATGTTTTTTCGGCTGTTTTAAAGTCCACACTGTCTTGATTAACAGTTATGCAGTCACTTACAGTACATATAGGTCTGCAAGTGCCAGTCTGCTTCATGCAAACTCCTACcttaatagaaaataaaataaatgacatcaaAATAGTCAAAGACACTACCTTCATGGGCACAAACATAGTCAGTTTCAAGCAGGCCATGTTGTCATCCAGTAGATCATCTTAAAATGGTGGGTGGCTCATGGAAATTTTAGCGTTCCAGCTACCTACTGCGGAAGGAAAgttgaaaacaggaaggaaatgagatAAAGTTATAGTACTGTTTTTTTCCAGTAATAGCTACTGACGGCCGAAGATACTCTAATGTACATTAATTTACATCATTGCATAAGATTCACACCAGCATAAACAGATATACAGACTTCATTCAGaaagtaaaatgtgtttaattgtgTTTGTGAACGAATGTATCCCTGTGGCAGTGGTGGAAATTACATTAacacagatttttatttatttataattcagTACATTTACTTAAGCACACATCTGAGAAACTTACATTACTTGAGAGTTTTTCAATGTTATGCAACTTTATACTTGACTTAAAGAAAAACCTCTTTTTCCATACGCAGTATGTGTGCATATAAACTACTGAGCATCATATGAAGAGGTTAAAGCCCCAGCTTGACTAATTACAATATTTGAGTACGACACCTACAGAAACCAACTAAGTTTTTGTTTGTAATGTAAATTTGTATTGAAGTTTTAATAGTATATGTGTGGTATTTGAAGACTCCCACCACTGCCCTGAGGTATGGAAGGAAGTGAACATCCCCTTTTTGTGTCATCTGACTGAGGCAGTAAAGATAATGCCTTCTAGGGCTGGGGCATTTTCTGTCTTACTCAACCATAGAGTATGAGACAGTGGGTTTAGATAACAGGGAGAAGTACATACATCAGtcatacaataataaaatggcagaaaaagcAGTCTGTTTTGACAAGACAAATTACAAAATCAGCTGGCAGACCTTAGAAATATAGATGCTCACTTTTAATGTCCCATCCTAAATTATTTTAttggatttattttttgatCATTAACTATGTCAGTGAAATACAGACCACCCTCAACACAAGGGGGCTTTGCAAACCCACCACCCCTACATACTGACATATTACTGCTTAACTTCTTACACAGCAGAGGCTATTTaccattttgtctttttttacccaatatatttatttctcattatttattatgtacTTATACTTATGAGCGAAATAAAAGATGGCGGTGAACACTTAAACTTTCTCTGCTTTGATTTGATATGTGATCATTTGATATCCCTCttaaccagagagagagagcgagagagagcgagagagagcgagagagagagagagagagagagagagagagaaacataaattacataaatacatattaatCAACATATAATCAGAGTTCACAGTCTTCTTCTCCATCACTATCAGGTCATAGGTCGTCAGTCAAGATAGACTCATACAGTTTCTCTAAACGTGGATCCAATCCAGAGGACACCCAACAGTAGCCATCTGTAGTGGTATTTTTTTTGGCTTCTTTTTTGGAGCGACTGCATCGACAAATTGCAATTGCCACAGTCACTGCGAGCAGAAACAGCAATGGAATGACCGAACCGAGGACGCAGATTATTACCCTCATATTGGCTGTCTTGGCAGGACTAGTAGTTAAGGATACGTTGCTCTGATGATCACCGTGCGTAACGTTCACCAACTCTGGAAGTGGTGTGTCAGTATGAGGGGACTGATGCTGGAGCTCTATTGTTGTTCTGATTAAAGACTCTGTGAAGTTTTCTTGTGTTTCCTCATCAGCATTTGATGAAGACACGGTCACATCTGGATT
This is a stretch of genomic DNA from Scomber japonicus isolate fScoJap1 chromosome 16, fScoJap1.pri, whole genome shotgun sequence. It encodes these proteins:
- the LOC128375515 gene encoding thrombomodulin; its protein translation is MACLKLTMFVPMKVVSLTILMSFILFSIKVGVCMKQTGTCRPICTVSDCITVNQDSVDFKTAEKTCHDRNGELMTFQSEADESILDFLGQELNGNFWIGLRLPDTACSNLSALLRGYEWTSVGMDRNFTPSFNTWKDNVTVCSPHCVSLSNEQKWTERLCSEKTDGFLCKTKPEDACQAQFFKSSKGCKTAPCEHTCKDVRGGYICSCFNGYIPDSKDPSRCKMHCATEKCPAICERSDGCECPDGFIENEGFCEDIDECSMQQCEQNCKNYFGGFFCSCKEGHILKDQVKCSRANGTTKIVPAFVRPPIKKNSPRGSSASARSFIWIWIFITVAVVVLICVVRYYVVKRQKRREQSSNQRSAAPVNNTDC